In Streptomyces sp. DG2A-72, one genomic interval encodes:
- a CDS encoding DUF6247 family protein yields the protein MSSLTDGPYGPLIPMPELTPDRLRAAVARIAPSQIPALTQHLFEATTNAQQTQTLAPLRAFVHSWAVFVAIERYPERAARLRELERIVEEGKQDPAQAIDEIRAIREAAEAEAGLRDPRP from the coding sequence ATGAGCAGCCTGACCGACGGCCCGTACGGACCGCTGATCCCCATGCCCGAGCTGACCCCGGACAGGTTGCGGGCTGCGGTCGCGCGCATCGCGCCGAGCCAGATCCCTGCCCTGACGCAACACCTCTTCGAGGCCACCACGAACGCGCAGCAGACGCAGACCCTCGCCCCGCTACGAGCCTTCGTGCACTCCTGGGCCGTGTTCGTGGCTATCGAACGGTATCCGGAGCGAGCCGCCCGGCTGCGTGAGCTGGAGCGGATCGTGGAGGAAGGGAAGCAGGATCCGGCGCAGGCCATCGACGAGATCCGGGCCATCCGAGAGGCCGCCGAGGCGGAGGCGGGGCTGCGCGACCCCCGCCCATGA
- a CDS encoding bifunctional 2-polyprenyl-6-hydroxyphenol methylase/3-demethylubiquinol 3-O-methyltransferase UbiG — MSVRHDLVIETDVWNAYAKSAFKEDAEPTFCWTQYAGHGPGAELLGEAPAKVLEIGCGTGRAVAYLAERGITAHGVDLSPLMVKKTSEKWASTGAVFHQGEAIEYLRRTDQTYDAIYSIFGAAWFADPLHLLPLVHQRLRPRGVFAFSQPPAIPGAYGPQGMYKGGFAGKPMYTYRYSYTPRRWKSLLSGAGFRDVVAQVIDAPTPGHVGTLLVRAEA; from the coding sequence TTGTCCGTACGTCATGACCTCGTCATCGAGACCGACGTCTGGAACGCCTACGCCAAGTCCGCCTTCAAGGAGGATGCCGAGCCCACGTTCTGCTGGACGCAGTACGCCGGACACGGCCCCGGTGCCGAGCTGCTCGGCGAAGCCCCCGCCAAGGTGCTGGAGATCGGCTGCGGAACCGGCCGCGCGGTCGCCTACCTCGCCGAGCGTGGCATCACGGCCCATGGTGTCGACCTCTCGCCACTCATGGTGAAGAAGACCAGCGAGAAGTGGGCCTCGACCGGTGCCGTCTTCCACCAAGGCGAGGCGATCGAATATCTGCGCCGCACCGACCAGACCTACGACGCGATCTATTCGATCTTCGGCGCCGCCTGGTTCGCCGACCCGCTCCACCTGCTGCCCCTCGTCCACCAACGGCTCAGGCCGCGGGGCGTGTTCGCCTTCTCGCAGCCGCCTGCCATTCCCGGCGCGTACGGCCCGCAGGGCATGTACAAGGGCGGCTTCGCCGGCAAGCCGATGTACACGTACCGGTACAGCTACACGCCGCGGCGGTGGAAGAGCCTGCTGTCGGGTGCGGGCTTCCGCGATGTCGTGGCTCAGGTCATCGACGCTCCCACACCGGGCCACGTTGGCACGCTTTTGGTGCGTGCCGAGGCATGA
- a CDS encoding DUF6415 family natural product biosynthesis protein, protein MVKTSDSHGTDVKDPPVLDLRTMRTYISTLRVHLQLAIPEVEAAAVRRDRDDIPRHCALACIGEARRKLGIEARPGLSGGIAYARRLGRSLNALLDHYETFNS, encoded by the coding sequence ATGGTCAAAACCAGCGACTCGCACGGCACCGACGTGAAGGATCCACCTGTACTCGACCTCCGGACGATGCGCACTTACATCAGTACGCTTCGCGTTCACCTCCAACTGGCCATCCCTGAAGTCGAGGCAGCGGCTGTACGGCGCGACCGGGACGACATCCCGCGGCACTGCGCACTCGCGTGCATCGGTGAGGCGCGGAGGAAGCTCGGCATCGAGGCCCGCCCTGGTCTGAGCGGTGGTATCGCGTACGCCCGACGACTCGGGCGGTCTCTGAATGCTCTGCTCGACCACTACGAGACGTTCAACTCATAG
- a CDS encoding helix-turn-helix transcriptional regulator gives MASNVNPTVRRRRLGQELRRLRELKGMTAEEVAERLLVSQSKISRLENGRRSISQRDVRDLCGVYEVEDHRIVDSLMQMAKDSRQQGWWHSFGDIPYSVYIGLETDAASLRVYDPQVVPGLLQTRTYAEALIAGALPETASAEVEKRVQVRLRRQERITAPDNPLRLWSVLDEAALRRVVGNRTLMREQLEYLVEQSQLPHVTVQVIPFDMGAHPGLNGQYAILEFPDAADSSVVYIEGVTSDLYLEKANDVQKYAVMYEHLRAQALNVDQSRQFIADIAKDYAR, from the coding sequence GTGGCGTCCAATGTCAATCCCACCGTCAGGCGGCGCCGGCTGGGCCAGGAGCTGCGCAGGCTCCGCGAGCTCAAGGGCATGACGGCCGAGGAAGTGGCGGAACGACTGCTGGTGTCGCAGTCGAAGATCAGTCGGCTGGAGAACGGCCGGCGCAGCATCAGCCAGCGTGACGTCCGCGATCTGTGCGGGGTCTACGAGGTGGAGGACCACCGGATCGTCGACTCGCTGATGCAAATGGCCAAGGACTCGCGCCAGCAGGGCTGGTGGCATTCGTTCGGCGACATCCCGTACAGCGTCTACATCGGCCTGGAGACGGACGCGGCGAGCCTTCGGGTGTACGACCCGCAGGTCGTCCCCGGTCTGCTGCAGACCCGGACGTACGCGGAGGCGCTCATCGCGGGCGCGCTGCCGGAGACCGCTTCCGCCGAGGTCGAGAAGCGTGTCCAGGTGCGGCTGCGCCGGCAGGAACGAATCACCGCCCCGGACAACCCGCTGCGCCTGTGGTCCGTCCTGGACGAGGCGGCATTGCGCCGGGTGGTCGGCAACCGCACCCTGATGCGCGAGCAGTTGGAGTACCTGGTCGAGCAGTCACAGCTCCCGCACGTCACCGTGCAGGTCATCCCCTTCGACATGGGCGCCCACCCCGGCCTGAACGGGCAGTACGCGATCCTGGAGTTCCCGGACGCGGCTGATTCCAGCGTGGTCTACATCGAGGGCGTCACCAGCGATCTGTACCTGGAGAAGGCGAACGACGTCCAGAAGTACGCGGTGATGTACGAGCATTTGCGGGCGCAGGCGCTGAACGTGGATCAGTCCCGGCAGTTCATCGCGGACATCGCTAAGGACTACGCGCGCTGA
- a CDS encoding DUF397 domain-containing protein: MAIRQGATDTWTKSSYSTGNGACVEIKSPVLAAMAVRDSKVPEGPTLAFPADAWNAFVAQAGRGAFDLG; encoded by the coding sequence ATGGCAATTCGTCAGGGCGCCACGGACACGTGGACCAAGTCCTCGTACTCCACGGGAAACGGCGCGTGCGTAGAGATCAAGTCACCGGTTCTCGCGGCCATGGCCGTCCGGGACTCCAAGGTCCCCGAGGGTCCCACGCTGGCCTTCCCGGCCGACGCGTGGAACGCCTTCGTGGCTCAGGCCGGCCGGGGAGCATTCGACCTCGGCTGA
- a CDS encoding ATP-binding protein gives MSQKSLPQVTVPRQHFTVQLSATRRGARLARLLTERQLDDWGVPFEDAVHVVAELVSNAVLHGHVKGRDFRLALWLLADGTLRIEVTDARGDRLPRIPDAVDSDAESGRGLRIVAAYADRWGIEEAPANCKTVWAELTPDRVHQ, from the coding sequence ATGAGCCAGAAATCCCTCCCCCAAGTCACCGTCCCCAGGCAGCACTTCACGGTTCAGCTGTCCGCTACTCGAAGAGGTGCTCGACTCGCGCGGCTGCTGACCGAGCGCCAACTCGACGACTGGGGAGTGCCCTTCGAGGACGCGGTGCATGTCGTGGCCGAGCTGGTGTCGAACGCTGTGCTCCACGGGCACGTCAAGGGCAGGGACTTCCGACTGGCGCTCTGGCTGCTCGCCGACGGCACCCTCCGTATCGAGGTCACCGACGCCCGCGGCGACCGGCTCCCGCGGATCCCGGACGCGGTGGACAGTGACGCGGAGTCGGGCCGGGGCCTGCGGATCGTGGCGGCGTACGCGGACCGTTGGGGCATCGAAGAGGCACCGGCGAACTGCAAGACGGTGTGGGCCGAACTGACACCGGATCGCGTGCACCAGTGA
- a CDS encoding DUF397 domain-containing protein encodes MNLNWFKSSYSSNEGPDCIEVAISPTDATVHVRDSKDKNGARLAFTDASWAKFVSFAGR; translated from the coding sequence ATGAACCTGAACTGGTTCAAGAGCAGCTACAGCAGCAACGAGGGCCCCGACTGCATCGAGGTCGCCATATCCCCCACCGACGCCACCGTCCACGTACGCGACTCCAAGGACAAGAACGGCGCGCGGCTCGCGTTCACGGACGCCTCGTGGGCGAAGTTCGTGTCGTTCGCGGGGCGCTGA
- a CDS encoding DUF6879 family protein, with amino-acid sequence MPRRLRFNGTDSKNGGCPAVHEDLDTGEIVVQGAPLSEPEDIAQLQHFGVGDTAVVVPRELLVHHGPKEVTRVPELIGLEEFGRLFENFEHTAWHLETRGGYASDREDASYAAFVETGTATWDLDSDWCANIRRQTSQGKYVGRVRVVDNPPTEGQLFLLDYAKCNAATGEDVRNLWRADAERLRLPSEDFWIFDSRLVALLRFDDVDTLLDVEVVTEPARVLRYCQVRDTTMHHAVPYDRFAAQLAVND; translated from the coding sequence ATGCCGCGACGGCTGCGCTTCAACGGCACCGACAGCAAGAACGGCGGATGCCCTGCCGTTCACGAAGACCTCGACACCGGCGAGATCGTCGTCCAGGGGGCACCGCTCTCCGAACCGGAGGACATCGCCCAGCTGCAGCACTTCGGCGTGGGCGACACTGCGGTGGTCGTACCACGCGAACTACTCGTCCATCACGGCCCCAAGGAGGTCACCCGAGTGCCCGAACTGATCGGCTTGGAGGAGTTCGGCCGGCTCTTCGAGAACTTCGAGCACACTGCCTGGCACCTTGAGACACGGGGCGGTTACGCATCGGACCGGGAGGACGCCTCGTACGCGGCGTTCGTCGAGACCGGCACGGCCACGTGGGACCTCGACAGCGACTGGTGCGCGAACATCCGCCGACAGACGTCACAGGGCAAATACGTGGGGCGTGTGCGCGTCGTCGACAACCCGCCGACCGAAGGACAGCTCTTCCTGCTGGACTACGCGAAGTGCAACGCCGCCACAGGCGAGGACGTGCGCAACCTGTGGCGCGCGGACGCAGAGCGCTTGCGCTTGCCCTCGGAGGACTTCTGGATCTTCGACAGCAGGTTGGTCGCTCTGCTCCGCTTCGACGATGTCGACACCTTGCTCGACGTCGAGGTGGTCACAGAGCCCGCACGGGTCCTGCGCTACTGCCAGGTACGCGACACCACGATGCATCACGCGGTCCCCTACGACCGGTTCGCAGCACAGTTGGCCGTAAACGACTAG
- a CDS encoding helix-turn-helix transcriptional regulator — MSTDFQQAREALGARLRELRLSAPEGRLTGPQLALRLDWPHSKIYKLENGRQTATTEDLRAWAEGVDQPQAFDELDARLKGFESHIRSWRRQLAAGHRPVQDSWNAEIARSSLIHAWEEAVVPGMLQTADYARHIFLRYADLQNSVRDTDAAVRARMKRQEWLYQGGKKFHALVWEAALHARICPPSTLAGQLDRLAGVIGMDTVELGIIPLGAPLKIPAANGFWVLDDRLVIAEDWHAELWLDDADSITTYLRVWDTLRESAVYGADAHNVINHARQALNPR; from the coding sequence GTGAGCACGGACTTTCAGCAGGCTCGGGAGGCTCTCGGAGCACGCCTTCGGGAACTACGGCTCTCGGCTCCTGAAGGCCGACTCACCGGTCCGCAACTCGCCCTCCGGCTCGACTGGCCGCACTCCAAGATCTACAAGCTGGAGAACGGCCGTCAGACCGCAACCACCGAAGATCTGCGTGCCTGGGCCGAAGGCGTCGACCAGCCGCAGGCCTTCGACGAACTGGACGCCCGCCTCAAGGGCTTCGAGTCCCACATACGCTCATGGCGCCGCCAACTGGCGGCAGGCCACCGGCCGGTACAGGACAGCTGGAATGCGGAGATCGCCCGGTCCAGCCTCATCCACGCCTGGGAAGAAGCCGTCGTCCCCGGCATGTTGCAAACGGCCGACTACGCGCGGCACATCTTCCTGCGGTACGCCGACCTCCAGAACTCCGTTCGCGACACCGACGCGGCGGTCCGCGCACGAATGAAGCGGCAGGAGTGGCTGTACCAAGGGGGCAAGAAGTTCCACGCCCTTGTATGGGAGGCCGCGTTGCACGCCCGGATCTGTCCACCGTCGACACTCGCCGGCCAGCTCGACCGACTCGCGGGTGTCATCGGTATGGACACCGTGGAACTCGGGATCATCCCTCTCGGCGCACCGCTCAAGATCCCGGCGGCCAACGGCTTCTGGGTCCTCGACGACAGACTCGTGATCGCCGAGGACTGGCACGCGGAACTGTGGCTCGACGACGCGGACAGCATCACGACGTACCTCCGGGTCTGGGACACGCTGCGCGAGTCCGCGGTGTACGGGGCCGATGCCCACAACGTGATCAACCACGCCCGGCAGGCGCTGAACCCGCGCTGA
- a CDS encoding SDR family oxidoreductase, whose amino-acid sequence MSLLAGKTVVVSGVGAGLGHQVAAAVVRDGGNAVLGARTEANLAKSATEIDPDGAHTAYRATDITDETQCEALSGLARERFGRIDAVVHVAAWDSCFGGLEDADFVTWQSVIDVNLLGSLRMTRACLPALKSGGGSVVFIGTQSAVAAPSEVRQAAYAASKGALTSAMYSLARELGPHRIRVNTVLPGWMWGPPVRAFVQFAAQTEAVPQADVLKRLTDRMALPELATDGDVADAAVFLASDRARAITGQSLLVNAGELMR is encoded by the coding sequence ATGTCACTGCTCGCGGGCAAGACGGTCGTCGTGTCGGGAGTCGGGGCAGGGCTCGGGCATCAGGTCGCGGCGGCCGTCGTACGGGACGGGGGCAATGCCGTGCTGGGGGCGCGGACGGAGGCGAATCTCGCCAAGAGCGCCACCGAGATCGATCCGGACGGGGCGCACACGGCGTACCGGGCGACGGACATCACCGACGAGACGCAGTGCGAGGCCCTCTCCGGGTTGGCGCGGGAGCGGTTCGGGCGGATCGACGCGGTCGTCCATGTGGCCGCATGGGACAGCTGCTTCGGCGGTCTGGAGGATGCCGACTTCGTGACGTGGCAGTCGGTGATCGACGTGAATCTGCTGGGGTCGCTGCGGATGACCCGGGCCTGCCTTCCGGCGCTGAAGTCGGGCGGGGGCTCGGTGGTGTTCATCGGGACGCAGTCGGCGGTGGCGGCGCCCTCGGAGGTGCGGCAGGCGGCGTACGCGGCCTCGAAGGGGGCGCTGACCAGCGCGATGTACTCGCTGGCGCGGGAGTTGGGTCCGCATCGGATCCGGGTGAACACCGTGCTGCCGGGGTGGATGTGGGGGCCGCCGGTGCGGGCGTTCGTGCAATTCGCCGCGCAGACCGAGGCGGTGCCGCAGGCGGACGTACTGAAGCGGCTGACGGATCGGATGGCACTGCCGGAACTGGCCACGGACGGGGACGTGGCGGACGCGGCGGTTTTCCTGGCGTCGGACCGGGCGCGGGCGATCACGGGACAGTCGTTGCTGGTCAATGCGGGGGAGCTGATGCGCTGA
- a CDS encoding helix-turn-helix transcriptional regulator — translation MEDEEAAAVLKTVGRQIKMWREAAGMRQTELGTAIGYGEEMVSSVERGRRVPRPDFLDKADEVLGAGGKISAMKKDVEEARYPKKVRDLAKLEDEAVELGAYANHYVHGLLQTPDYTQALYTMRRPSYTEDEVDRHVSARIARQSVFERVPRPTLTFVQEEVTLLRPIGGKMVLREQLERLLEIGRLRHVEIQVMPTDRDDHAGMGGPIRLLKLRDGNTVAHEEGQTYNRLISDPREVQLLELRYGIIRAQALTPRESLALIEKALGET, via the coding sequence GTGGAGGACGAGGAAGCCGCGGCCGTACTCAAGACCGTAGGCCGCCAGATCAAGATGTGGCGAGAGGCCGCCGGGATGAGGCAGACGGAACTCGGGACGGCGATCGGGTACGGCGAGGAGATGGTCTCGTCGGTGGAGCGGGGGCGGAGGGTTCCGAGGCCGGATTTCCTGGACAAGGCCGATGAGGTGCTCGGCGCGGGCGGCAAGATCTCCGCGATGAAGAAGGACGTGGAGGAGGCTCGGTATCCGAAGAAGGTGCGGGATCTGGCGAAGTTGGAGGATGAGGCGGTTGAACTGGGGGCATACGCGAACCATTACGTGCACGGGCTGTTGCAGACGCCGGACTACACGCAGGCGCTCTACACCATGCGGCGCCCCTCGTACACGGAAGACGAGGTCGACCGGCATGTCAGCGCACGTATTGCGCGCCAGAGCGTCTTCGAGCGTGTGCCACGGCCGACGCTCACCTTCGTCCAGGAAGAGGTGACACTGCTCCGGCCGATCGGCGGCAAGATGGTGCTGCGCGAACAACTCGAACGTCTGTTGGAGATCGGTCGGTTGCGGCACGTCGAGATCCAGGTGATGCCCACGGACCGTGACGACCACGCAGGTATGGGCGGGCCCATCCGGTTGCTGAAGCTCCGGGACGGCAACACGGTGGCTCACGAGGAGGGACAGACCTACAACCGCCTGATCAGCGATCCCAGAGAGGTGCAACTCCTTGAGTTGCGCTATGGGATCATCCGAGCCCAGGCTCTTACTCCTCGAGAGTCATTGGCCCTTATCGAGAAGGCACTTGGAGAGACATGA
- a CDS encoding helix-turn-helix domain-containing protein — protein sequence MTEQHFSAHPRSRSARSHLGVTHVDKRHDEEFTVVGNHLAQHPDLSLTAIGLATHIQSLPTGALVGIKVLAVKFPEGETRIASALRELEEHGYLSRTKERLPSGRIVTRTTSYNKPHLHPARAANPAPSRRHEPAPDLKEPEHPAPTAAPLPIPTAPVLHGHRTARNVLVGLRTRDPRFHLAEFDVRRLTPAVVAWLERGVAPDDVQRTLSAGLPPEGVRHPAGFLAHRLTALLPPLLPPPSEPALEAARPDPFQNCDGCDRAFRAHQPGRCRDCRTSRSAA from the coding sequence ATGACTGAGCAGCACTTTAGCGCGCACCCGCGCTCCCGGTCCGCCCGTTCCCACCTCGGAGTTACCCACGTGGACAAACGCCACGACGAGGAGTTCACCGTCGTCGGAAACCACCTGGCCCAGCACCCCGATCTGTCACTGACGGCGATCGGTCTGGCCACCCACATCCAGTCGCTCCCGACCGGAGCCCTCGTCGGCATCAAGGTCCTCGCCGTCAAGTTCCCCGAGGGCGAGACGCGGATCGCCTCGGCCCTGCGGGAGCTGGAGGAGCACGGCTATCTGTCCCGCACCAAGGAACGGCTGCCGTCGGGACGGATCGTGACCCGCACGACCTCGTACAACAAGCCGCACCTGCACCCCGCCCGCGCGGCCAACCCCGCACCGAGCCGCCGCCACGAACCGGCCCCGGACCTCAAGGAGCCGGAACATCCGGCCCCGACCGCCGCACCCCTGCCCATCCCGACCGCACCTGTTCTGCACGGCCATCGCACCGCCCGCAACGTCCTGGTAGGCCTCCGCACCCGCGATCCCCGTTTTCACCTCGCCGAGTTCGACGTACGCCGCCTCACCCCCGCCGTGGTCGCCTGGCTGGAGCGAGGCGTCGCCCCCGACGACGTACAGAGAACGCTGTCCGCAGGGTTGCCGCCGGAAGGCGTACGTCATCCGGCGGGCTTCCTGGCCCACCGCCTCACCGCCCTTCTGCCTCCGCTCCTGCCGCCGCCCTCCGAGCCCGCGCTGGAGGCCGCTCGCCCCGACCCTTTCCAGAACTGCGACGGCTGCGACCGCGCTTTCCGCGCGCACCAGCCAGGCCGCTGCCGCGACTGCCGTACGTCCCGTTCGGCGGCGTAG
- a CDS encoding sodium:solute symporter family protein — translation MNSLDWAVLIGYFGVMVAIGVWSHKRVDNVSDFFTAGGKMPWWLSGISHHMSGYSAVMFTGYAGIAYTYGVTSFVTWSFPIALGIAIGSKLFAPRINRLRSRLHVASPLEYLKNRYDLKTQQALAWSGMLLKIVDVGAKWAAIATLLSVFTGVSLNQGILITGSITAIYCTIGGLWADALTELGQFVIQLLAGIAMFVAVIVELDNKGIGFFGAWDEPALQGHDKPLVGPYGTVFLLAFLFIKLFEYNGGMLNQAQRYMATRNAHEAERSARLSAILWLVWPLVLFFPMWMSPLLVESQKPDGSDSYGLMTEQLLPHGLLGLVIVGFFSHTMAMCSSDANAIAAVFTRDCAPVIWRRARSWSQGQGLRVARVATVVFLGLSMAAATQVNSPTFKDIITVVIKWVAGLMGPMAIPMMLGLLRPFRRSGPTAALTSWAMGLFAFWLVNYPINWNVEGGVPLQYQVSIPLAVSLVLYILIGFVKPEDTPERLAIIEKINTDGDGAAAATVPAPAGAGDDVVRTTVKD, via the coding sequence ATGAACAGTCTCGACTGGGCCGTGCTCATCGGCTATTTCGGTGTGATGGTCGCCATCGGCGTCTGGTCGCACAAGCGCGTGGACAACGTCAGCGACTTCTTCACGGCCGGCGGCAAGATGCCCTGGTGGCTCTCCGGCATCTCGCACCACATGTCGGGCTACAGCGCGGTGATGTTCACCGGCTACGCGGGTATCGCCTACACCTACGGCGTCACATCCTTCGTGACCTGGTCCTTCCCGATCGCCCTCGGTATCGCCATCGGGTCGAAGCTGTTCGCGCCGCGCATCAACCGGCTGCGCTCCCGGCTGCACGTCGCCTCCCCGCTCGAGTACTTGAAGAACCGCTACGACCTCAAGACCCAGCAGGCGCTGGCCTGGTCCGGGATGCTGCTGAAGATCGTGGACGTGGGCGCTAAGTGGGCCGCGATCGCGACACTGCTGTCGGTGTTCACGGGTGTGTCGCTGAACCAGGGCATCCTCATCACCGGTTCCATCACCGCGATCTACTGCACCATCGGCGGCCTGTGGGCGGACGCGCTGACCGAACTCGGCCAGTTCGTCATCCAACTCCTCGCCGGTATCGCGATGTTCGTCGCGGTGATCGTCGAACTCGACAACAAGGGCATCGGGTTCTTCGGCGCCTGGGACGAGCCGGCGCTCCAGGGCCACGACAAGCCGCTGGTCGGACCGTACGGAACCGTCTTCCTGCTCGCCTTCCTCTTCATCAAGCTCTTCGAGTACAACGGCGGCATGCTCAACCAGGCCCAGCGCTACATGGCCACGCGTAACGCACACGAGGCCGAGCGCTCGGCACGCCTGTCGGCGATCCTCTGGCTGGTGTGGCCGCTCGTCCTGTTCTTCCCCATGTGGATGTCGCCGCTGCTGGTCGAGTCGCAGAAGCCGGACGGTTCCGACTCCTACGGCCTGATGACCGAACAACTCCTCCCGCACGGCCTGTTGGGCCTGGTCATCGTCGGCTTCTTCTCACACACCATGGCCATGTGCTCCTCCGACGCCAACGCGATCGCGGCCGTCTTCACCCGTGACTGCGCGCCGGTGATCTGGCGCAGGGCACGGAGCTGGAGCCAGGGTCAGGGCCTGCGCGTGGCCCGCGTGGCCACGGTCGTCTTCCTGGGCCTGTCCATGGCGGCGGCCACCCAGGTCAACTCCCCGACCTTCAAGGACATCATCACGGTCGTGATCAAGTGGGTGGCCGGACTGATGGGCCCGATGGCGATCCCGATGATGCTGGGCCTGCTGCGCCCGTTCCGCCGCTCCGGCCCGACCGCCGCGCTCACCAGCTGGGCCATGGGCCTGTTCGCCTTCTGGCTGGTCAACTACCCGATCAACTGGAACGTCGAGGGCGGCGTCCCGCTCCAGTACCAGGTGTCGATCCCGCTGGCGGTGTCGCTGGTCCTGTACATCCTCATCGGCTTCGTGAAGCCGGAGGACACCCCGGAGCGGCTCGCGATCATCGAGAAGATCAACACGGACGGGGACGGGGCGGCGGCCGCCACGGTACCGGCTCCGGCGGGAGCGGGGGACGACGTGGTGCGTACGACGGTGAAGGACTGA